The Desmonostoc muscorum LEGE 12446 genome includes a region encoding these proteins:
- a CDS encoding Uma2 family endonuclease, protein MSETLADIGIPPQFPDHTQLPESDGTFVKNFQEHPQTVILTDSIAQVLQRLHPDGQYCIGQDCGIYWRETEPPEKGAAAPDWFYVPGVPPRLDGKNRRSYVFWREYIPPLIAVELASGNGDEERDVTPLPLAGSQEGAKPGKFWVYERIIRIPYYAIYEISNGKLEVYHLVDFSYHKMQLNERGHYPIPPLGVELGLWQGSYLNNPEQFWLRWWDLEGNLLLIGQEEAELQRQKAQQAERRAEQAERKAAQLTERLRTMGIDPDVE, encoded by the coding sequence ATGAGTGAAACACTTGCTGATATTGGCATACCGCCTCAGTTTCCCGATCACACTCAACTACCAGAGTCTGATGGTACGTTTGTGAAAAATTTTCAAGAGCATCCCCAAACCGTCATTTTGACAGACTCAATTGCTCAAGTTTTGCAGCGCCTACATCCAGATGGACAGTATTGCATTGGTCAAGATTGTGGTATCTATTGGCGAGAGACTGAACCACCAGAAAAAGGAGCAGCAGCACCGGATTGGTTTTATGTCCCTGGTGTACCACCAAGGCTAGATGGCAAAAACCGCCGCTCCTATGTTTTCTGGCGGGAATACATACCGCCATTGATTGCTGTAGAACTAGCTAGTGGTAATGGCGATGAAGAACGAGATGTCACTCCTTTACCTCTCGCTGGTAGTCAGGAAGGCGCAAAACCCGGTAAATTTTGGGTATATGAGCGAATAATCCGAATTCCCTACTATGCCATTTATGAAATTAGTAATGGCAAACTGGAAGTTTATCACCTGGTAGATTTTTCATACCACAAAATGCAGCTTAATGAGCGAGGCCACTACCCAATTCCTCCTTTAGGAGTAGAACTAGGGTTATGGCAGGGAAGCTACTTGAATAATCCTGAGCAATTTTGGTTGCGCTGGTGGGATTTAGAGGGAAATCTGTTACTGATTGGTCAAGAAGAAGCCGAGTTGCAAAGACAAAAAGCCCAGCAAGCAGAACGAAGAGCCGAGCAAGCAGAACGAAAAGCTGCACAATTAACAGAACGGCTCAGGACAATGGGTATCGATCCAGATGTAGAGTAA
- a CDS encoding DUF6615 family protein gives MRPTLCDTFRSRALWTWDMLDKGRSINCQIGEETLTDLNILELKIRHSAEICSITFNKIDEGTNGADWEWWFTNSSENKWIGFRVQAKVINIKKQCFEHLYYKNSNNSLHQCDILINDSLAKPDPRIPLYCLYSNWSNSTELPLDYQNYYSLREIYGCSILPAFAVRFLRCKNKKPKHLKHLLQYMRPWHYLVSSGKDKSGELPQRVYDYWANFIHPIENLILEELDENIRGELNECLNKYLEYNKICLVDKPPQEVIKLMNNELVDRPDQNLRTITVFKERDRGCEQLEEFISNL, from the coding sequence ATGCGTCCAACTTTATGTGACACTTTCAGAAGCCGTGCCTTGTGGACATGGGATATGCTCGACAAAGGACGTTCTATCAATTGTCAAATTGGAGAAGAAACTTTAACAGATTTAAATATTCTTGAGCTAAAAATTAGGCACTCGGCTGAAATTTGCAGCATAACATTTAATAAAATAGACGAAGGAACAAACGGTGCGGATTGGGAATGGTGGTTTACTAATTCCAGTGAAAACAAATGGATAGGATTTCGAGTACAGGCTAAAGTTATAAATATTAAAAAGCAATGTTTCGAGCATCTTTATTACAAAAACTCAAACAATTCATTACATCAATGCGACATTCTCATAAATGATTCTTTAGCCAAACCAGATCCGCGAATTCCTTTGTACTGCCTTTATTCAAACTGGAGTAATTCAACTGAACTACCTTTAGACTATCAGAACTACTACAGCTTAAGGGAGATTTATGGCTGTTCCATACTTCCTGCATTTGCAGTTCGTTTTTTACGCTGCAAGAATAAAAAGCCAAAACATCTAAAACATTTGCTTCAATATATGCGCCCTTGGCATTATTTAGTATCTTCTGGCAAAGATAAATCAGGTGAATTACCGCAGAGAGTTTATGATTATTGGGCGAATTTTATCCATCCAATAGAGAACTTGATTCTTGAAGAACTTGATGAGAATATTCGTGGGGAACTAAATGAATGCCTAAATAAATATTTAGAATATAATAAAATCTGCTTAGTAGATAAACCACCCCAAGAAGTAATTAAGTTAATGAATAACGAACTAGTAGATCGCCCTGATCAAAATTTGCGAACGATTACTGTTTTTAAGGAACGAGACAGAGGATGTGAGCAACTAGAGGAGTTCATAAGTAACCTTTAG
- a CDS encoding DUF2283 domain-containing protein: MKISYDQETDSLYIRLVDGYHECRILRLNDEIALNIGAGEVLVGVEILDAKEVLGSGQLPQVVLENIPFQIV, from the coding sequence ATGAAAATTAGTTATGACCAAGAAACTGACTCACTTTATATTCGCCTAGTCGATGGATATCATGAATGTCGTATTTTGCGATTAAATGATGAAATAGCACTAAATATTGGTGCGGGTGAAGTTTTAGTTGGTGTAGAAATTCTTGATGCAAAAGAGGTTCTTGGATCGGGTCAGTTGCCACAAGTTGTTCTAGAGAATATCCCATTTCAGATTGTATGA
- a CDS encoding N-acetylmuramoyl-L-alanine amidase yields MKNLLGLVILGCILTSSVALAEPSLIVVFPQTNYQTSAQKIFFLGTAPPDGQVSINGKPITRSKAGHFSPSLPLGLGENLFTVRHRNQELQIKVTRLATVPELPQGLAFAKDSLTPAADIARLPGELICFSAIAPPNASVSVHLANQTVTLLPQPQQAQLPTNLAALTGQNQPHGQSSVGKYEGCTTLQQPDTNSLSLIYGNNIISGAVVPDSSQEVDLGQPQFKLTLNGKTITQPGNGKVQILSRANLPVAEVTVDAGVARTGPSTDYSRLTPLPKGTRAAVTGKEGEWLRLDYGAWINSQETRTLPGAVPPQTIIRSVGYRQLSGVTEMAFPLQVPVPVSVQQSDRALTLTLYNTTAQTDIIRLDDDPLIYRLDWQQETPERVKYTFNLKKAQQWGYKLRYDGTTLVLALRHPPKIGNTRRKLLANFKIVLDPGHGGKESGASGPTGYLEKDVNLVISKLLRDELVKRGATVVMTREDDREVSLAERQAIISQEEPAIALSIHHNSLPDDGDAEKTKGFGAFWYQPQAHNLAIFLQNYVVKSLGKPSYGVFWDNLALTRPAAAPSVLLELGFMSNPDEFEQVVDPEEQKKMANAIALGITEWFRSVK; encoded by the coding sequence GTGAAAAACCTCTTAGGATTAGTAATATTAGGCTGTATTCTCACCTCCTCCGTAGCCTTGGCAGAGCCATCTCTTATAGTCGTTTTTCCCCAGACAAACTACCAAACAAGTGCCCAAAAAATCTTTTTTCTGGGCACAGCACCTCCCGATGGACAAGTTTCTATCAATGGTAAGCCAATTACCCGCAGCAAAGCTGGTCATTTTTCTCCGAGTTTACCTTTGGGGTTGGGAGAGAATCTGTTTACTGTGCGTCACCGCAATCAAGAACTCCAGATCAAGGTGACAAGGCTTGCCACTGTGCCTGAACTTCCACAGGGGTTGGCCTTTGCAAAAGATTCCCTCACTCCGGCTGCTGACATTGCCAGACTACCGGGAGAACTTATTTGTTTTAGCGCGATCGCACCCCCTAACGCCAGCGTATCTGTCCACCTGGCTAATCAAACTGTTACCCTTTTGCCCCAACCCCAGCAAGCCCAACTACCAACTAATTTGGCAGCTTTGACGGGGCAAAATCAGCCTCATGGCCAGTCTAGCGTAGGTAAGTATGAGGGTTGCACTACACTGCAACAACCTGATACTAATTCCTTAAGCCTAATTTACGGCAACAACATCATCTCTGGTGCTGTTGTTCCAGACTCAAGTCAAGAGGTAGATTTGGGGCAACCTCAGTTTAAACTGACGCTCAATGGCAAGACGATAACTCAACCAGGAAATGGTAAAGTTCAAATCCTCTCAAGAGCAAACTTACCAGTTGCTGAGGTGACGGTAGACGCAGGTGTAGCACGCACTGGCCCAAGTACCGATTATTCTCGACTCACACCACTGCCCAAAGGCACACGAGCAGCAGTTACAGGTAAAGAAGGTGAATGGTTGCGCCTAGACTATGGAGCTTGGATTAATAGTCAGGAAACCCGCACTTTACCCGGTGCAGTTCCGCCACAAACAATAATTCGCAGTGTCGGATACCGTCAACTCTCTGGTGTGACAGAGATGGCTTTCCCCTTACAAGTCCCCGTACCTGTGAGCGTGCAACAGAGCGATCGCGCTTTGACTCTCACTCTCTACAATACTACTGCCCAAACGGACATTATTCGCCTGGACGATGACCCCCTAATTTATCGCCTAGATTGGCAACAGGAGACACCAGAACGAGTAAAATACACCTTTAACCTCAAAAAAGCTCAACAGTGGGGATATAAGCTGAGATACGACGGTACCACCCTGGTTTTGGCTTTGCGTCATCCGCCTAAAATTGGGAACACAAGACGAAAGCTTTTAGCTAATTTCAAGATTGTACTAGATCCAGGGCATGGAGGTAAAGAATCTGGTGCCAGTGGCCCAACTGGATATTTAGAAAAAGATGTCAATTTGGTGATATCGAAGTTGCTGCGGGACGAGTTGGTGAAGCGAGGGGCGACGGTGGTGATGACGCGGGAGGACGACAGGGAAGTTTCTTTAGCAGAACGTCAAGCAATTATTAGTCAAGAAGAACCTGCGATCGCTCTTTCCATACATCACAATTCTCTACCCGATGATGGCGATGCCGAAAAAACCAAGGGATTCGGCGCTTTTTGGTATCAACCCCAAGCCCACAACCTGGCAATATTTTTACAAAATTATGTAGTCAAAAGCCTCGGTAAACCTTCCTATGGTGTGTTTTGGGATAACCTGGCGCTGACACGTCCGGCTGCTGCGCCATCGGTATTACTGGAATTGGGTTTTATGAGTAATCCTGATGAATTTGAGCAGGTGGTAGATCCAGAAGAACAGAAGAAAATGGCAAATGCGATCGCTCTTGGGATTACTGAGTGGTTTAGGAGTGTGAAATAA
- a CDS encoding CTP synthase: protein MTKFIFVTGGVVSSIGKGIVAASLGRLLKSREYSVSILKLDPYINIDPGTMSPFQHGEVFVTQDGAETDLDLGHYERFTDTSMSRLNSVTTGSIYQAVINKERRGDYEGGTVQVIPHITNEIKERILRVAKSTNPSVVITEIGGTVGDIESLPFLEAIRQFRKEVGRQNVLYMHVTLVPWIASAGEMKTKPTQHSVKELRSIGIQPDILVCRSDRPLPTKLKQKLSGFCDVPEECVITSQDAKSIYEVPLNLEWEGMAEQVLDLLQMEQRTPDLTQWQTLVKRLHSPKHEVEIAIVGKYVQLSDAYLSVVEALNHAAISTYGKLRLRWVNSEILETEPAETHLEGVDGIVVPGGFGLRGVDGKIAAIRYARNRQIPFLGLCLGMQCSVIEWARNVGGLTDANSAEFDAYTTDPVINLLPEQQEVVDLGGTMRLGLYPCRVLPDTLAFKLYQEDVIYERHRHRYEFNNAYRDLLLKSGYVISGTSPDGRLVEIVELPKHPFFLACQFHPEFQSRPSTPHPLFKGFIQAAISLSNSVTPTPLEVS, encoded by the coding sequence ATGACTAAGTTTATCTTTGTGACTGGAGGCGTAGTCTCCAGTATTGGCAAAGGCATTGTAGCAGCAAGTCTAGGGCGTTTGCTCAAATCGCGGGAATATTCGGTGTCGATTCTCAAACTCGACCCTTATATCAATATAGATCCTGGGACGATGAGTCCCTTTCAGCATGGCGAAGTGTTCGTCACCCAGGATGGCGCCGAGACAGATTTGGATTTGGGACATTACGAACGCTTTACCGATACTTCAATGTCGCGTTTGAACAGCGTGACTACTGGCTCGATTTACCAGGCAGTCATCAATAAAGAACGGCGCGGAGACTACGAAGGTGGCACAGTACAGGTGATTCCTCATATCACCAATGAAATTAAAGAGCGAATTCTGCGAGTTGCCAAAAGTACAAATCCATCTGTAGTAATTACAGAAATCGGCGGTACGGTGGGTGATATTGAATCGCTGCCGTTTTTGGAAGCAATTCGCCAGTTTCGCAAAGAAGTCGGACGCCAGAATGTCTTGTACATGCACGTGACGCTGGTGCCGTGGATTGCTTCTGCGGGTGAGATGAAAACGAAGCCAACACAGCATTCAGTTAAGGAACTGAGATCTATTGGCATTCAACCAGATATTTTAGTTTGTCGGAGCGATCGCCCTCTACCCACAAAATTAAAGCAAAAATTGTCGGGATTTTGTGATGTGCCAGAAGAATGTGTCATCACCTCCCAAGATGCCAAAAGTATCTATGAAGTACCGCTGAATCTGGAGTGGGAAGGAATGGCAGAACAAGTCCTAGACTTGCTGCAAATGGAACAACGTACACCAGATTTAACCCAGTGGCAAACCCTGGTAAAACGGTTACATAGTCCCAAACACGAAGTAGAAATTGCTATTGTTGGTAAATATGTGCAGTTAAGTGATGCTTACTTATCTGTGGTTGAAGCCCTCAACCACGCTGCAATCTCCACCTATGGCAAACTGCGCCTGCGTTGGGTGAACTCAGAAATTTTGGAAACGGAACCAGCCGAAACCCACCTTGAGGGTGTTGACGGCATAGTTGTGCCAGGAGGTTTTGGACTCAGGGGAGTAGATGGCAAAATTGCCGCCATTAGATATGCCCGGAATCGCCAAATTCCCTTCTTGGGTTTATGCTTGGGAATGCAATGTTCCGTAATTGAATGGGCGAGGAACGTAGGGGGATTAACAGACGCCAATAGTGCTGAATTTGACGCCTATACAACTGACCCGGTAATTAATTTATTGCCAGAACAACAGGAAGTAGTGGATTTAGGGGGTACAATGCGCTTGGGACTATATCCTTGTCGTGTTCTCCCTGATACTCTGGCTTTTAAGCTCTATCAAGAAGATGTGATTTATGAACGACATCGACATCGCTATGAGTTCAACAATGCTTACCGCGATTTGTTGTTAAAATCTGGCTACGTCATCAGTGGCACTTCTCCCGATGGACGCTTAGTTGAAATTGTGGAATTACCCAAGCATCCATTCTTTCTGGCTTGCCAATTTCATCCAGAATTTCAATCCCGCCCCAGTACCCCTCATCCCTTATTTAAAGGGTTCATTCAAGCAGCGATTTCTCTGTCAAATTCTGTTACACCAACACCATTGGAGGTTTCATAA
- a CDS encoding S-layer family protein, producing the protein MVQINENCCNTGSLSITNGAGISALTGGQGNGGNITINTRDTVTFDGGENGLSTSIDTAAASNSMGNAGNIRINARELFVKNGATLNANTCTDAQGNAGNIFIDTRDDVTFDVTNGKNSLTGVFTYARGVGKGGDIQITTDSLTLSNGAILLASSFGKGNAGEIIVNAGDAIRIDGVGRNGISSGVSTTLRRGAEGRGGNINLTTDSLFLTNGGIVNASTYSRGNGGDITIDARDRILIDGVGTTDFSSGIFSAVSSEGVGNGGNINLTTDSLFLNRGVISSSSVGQGKAGDININSDSTKLTIKELLQQ; encoded by the coding sequence GTGGTTCAAATAAATGAAAACTGCTGTAATACAGGGTCACTTTCAATCACTAACGGTGCAGGCATTTCTGCATTAACAGGTGGGCAGGGAAATGGAGGCAATATCACCATCAACACCCGCGATACAGTAACTTTTGATGGTGGGGAAAATGGTTTATCTACTTCCATAGACACTGCTGCGGCAAGCAATAGCATGGGTAACGCTGGGAATATCCGCATCAACGCCAGAGAATTATTTGTAAAAAATGGTGCTACACTCAACGCTAATACTTGTACTGATGCTCAAGGTAATGCTGGTAATATCTTTATCGATACGCGCGATGATGTTACCTTTGACGTAACCAATGGTAAAAATTCGCTAACTGGGGTATTTACTTATGCTAGAGGTGTTGGCAAAGGTGGGGATATTCAAATAACAACCGATTCCTTAACACTAAGCAACGGCGCAATACTTCTTGCTAGCAGTTTTGGTAAAGGTAATGCTGGTGAAATTATAGTTAATGCTGGCGATGCTATTCGTATTGATGGTGTCGGTAGGAATGGAATTTCAAGCGGTGTTTCTACTACCTTACGACGTGGAGCTGAAGGTAGGGGAGGCAATATTAACCTGACAACAGATTCTTTATTTTTAACCAACGGTGGAATAGTCAATGCTAGTACTTATTCTAGAGGCAATGGGGGTGATATTACCATTGATGCACGCGATCGCATTTTAATTGATGGTGTTGGCACTACAGATTTTTCTAGCGGTATTTTTAGTGCAGTTAGTTCAGAAGGTGTAGGCAATGGAGGTAATATTAACCTGACAACAGATTCTTTATTTTTAAATCGTGGGGTAATCAGTTCAAGCAGTGTGGGGCAAGGCAAAGCTGGAGATATTAATATTAATTCTGATTCCACAAAATTGACAATCAAGGAATTATTGCAGCAATAA
- a CDS encoding S-layer family protein, protein MRRGSGISTTAGTAQSGGDGGNININSRFIVAIPQENSDITANAFTGTGGNIEINSQGIFGIESRPKPTEKSDITASSELGFAGVITIKIPDNSSIQNSFTELFPFIDTNALIANSCISWGTKRQENSFTITGSGGLPSSRPGVLLVSTYATSEVRGVETTSRPWKKGDPIIEPQGLYRLNNGQLLLSRECSN, encoded by the coding sequence TTGCGTCGCGGTAGCGGAATTTCGACTACCGCAGGTACAGCACAATCAGGTGGCGATGGTGGTAACATCAATATCAATTCTAGATTTATCGTCGCTATCCCCCAAGAAAACAGCGACATCACAGCCAACGCCTTCACAGGAACAGGTGGAAACATCGAAATTAACTCGCAAGGTATCTTTGGTATCGAGTCGCGTCCAAAACCAACCGAAAAAAGTGATATTACTGCGAGTTCGGAACTAGGATTTGCAGGTGTGATTACCATTAAAATACCTGACAATAGTTCCATCCAAAACAGCTTTACCGAATTATTCCCATTCATCGACACCAACGCACTTATCGCCAATAGTTGCATTTCATGGGGCACAAAGCGACAAGAAAACTCTTTTACCATCACAGGTTCTGGTGGTTTGCCTAGTAGTCGTCCTGGTGTTTTGTTGGTTTCTACCTACGCAACTAGTGAGGTGAGAGGTGTCGAAACTACATCCCGTCCTTGGAAGAAAGGCGACCCAATTATCGAACCACAAGGTCTATATCGGCTGAATAATGGGCAGTTGCTATTGAGTCGAGAATGTTCTAATTAA
- a CDS encoding tetratricopeptide repeat-containing S1 family peptidase, which produces MKFDYLLTPAIIGITITLIQPQFATALSSTEVGKIAKAITVLIDNKNGSGTGVIIQRKDNTYTVITAKHVIETQAKYEIVTPDNQRYQLNYDTVKKLPEVDLAVVQFTSSQNYTVAKIGNSNATTEGTTAYVAGFPQATAAISSTIYNFTDGRITANASKPLRDGYALVYSNVTLPGMSGGPVLNDKGELVGIHGRGDEADIETSKINSTVAYVKSGFNLGIPINTFLRLSTQAGVDLGVTPPSIPTAKAPKADDFYIQGGDKYDKGDFKGAIADYTKAISLNPKYLNAYNNRGLARYNLGDFQGAIDDFNQALKINSQDADSYNNRGLARSALGDRKSAIADYNRAIEINPNYLFAYNNRGIARNSLDDSKSAIADFNQALKINPNYAEAYTGRGISYYQLGDKQKAIADFTTALRINPNLAPPYASRAIARFDLGDKKGAITDFNQALRLNPNFAPAYTGRGIARYQLGDKQGAIADLQKAANLNLEQGKTDDYQQLLELIKKLQG; this is translated from the coding sequence ATGAAATTTGATTATCTGCTTACGCCAGCAATTATCGGAATAACAATCACCCTTATACAACCGCAATTTGCTACGGCACTATCCTCAACTGAAGTGGGTAAAATCGCTAAAGCAATCACAGTACTCATTGACAATAAAAATGGTTCCGGGACTGGGGTAATTATTCAACGAAAAGATAATACTTACACGGTTATCACTGCTAAACATGTAATTGAAACTCAAGCTAAATATGAAATTGTCACCCCAGATAATCAACGCTATCAATTAAATTACGACACTGTAAAAAAACTGCCAGAAGTAGATTTAGCCGTTGTGCAGTTTACCAGCAGTCAAAATTACACCGTTGCTAAAATCGGCAACTCAAATGCAACCACAGAAGGTACTACAGCTTATGTGGCTGGTTTTCCCCAAGCGACGGCAGCAATTTCTAGCACAATTTACAATTTTACTGATGGGCGGATTACTGCTAATGCCTCTAAGCCTTTGCGTGATGGCTATGCTTTAGTCTACAGCAATGTTACCTTACCGGGTATGAGTGGCGGCCCGGTGTTGAATGACAAAGGTGAATTGGTAGGAATTCATGGTAGAGGAGACGAAGCAGACATAGAAACGTCGAAAATCAATTCCACAGTTGCTTATGTCAAATCAGGTTTTAATTTAGGCATTCCCATTAATACCTTTTTGAGATTATCAACTCAGGCTGGGGTAGATTTAGGTGTTACTCCTCCCAGTATCCCGACAGCAAAGGCACCGAAAGCAGACGACTTTTATATTCAAGGTGGCGATAAGTACGATAAAGGAGACTTTAAAGGTGCGATCGCCGATTATACTAAAGCAATTAGCCTGAATCCTAAATATCTCAATGCTTACAATAATCGCGGCCTTGCCCGTTATAACTTAGGAGACTTCCAAGGGGCAATTGACGACTTTAACCAAGCCCTGAAAATTAACTCTCAAGACGCCGATTCTTACAATAATCGGGGTTTGGCTCGTTCTGCCTTGGGAGATCGAAAAAGTGCGATCGCAGATTATAATCGAGCTATAGAAATTAATCCCAACTATCTCTTCGCCTACAATAACCGAGGCATTGCTCGTAATAGCTTGGATGATAGCAAAAGCGCCATCGCAGATTTTAATCAAGCATTAAAAATTAATCCCAACTACGCCGAAGCCTACACTGGACGGGGTATTTCCTATTATCAATTGGGAGATAAACAAAAAGCGATCGCTGATTTTACTACAGCTTTGCGAATTAACCCCAACCTTGCCCCACCCTACGCTAGTCGAGCAATTGCCCGCTTTGACTTGGGAGATAAAAAGGGGGCTATTACTGATTTTAACCAGGCTTTGCGACTTAATCCTAACTTTGCTCCAGCCTATACTGGGCGGGGAATTGCCCGTTATCAATTGGGAGATAAACAAGGGGCGATCGCCGATTTACAAAAAGCAGCTAATCTCAATTTAGAACAAGGCAAAACAGATGATTATCAACAACTGTTGGAGTTAATTAAGAAGCTTCAAGGGTAA
- a CDS encoding S1 family peptidase, whose product MDWRKLTLVISIGSLSIILSASTPVISVSPQCQSFGCNTFVSQKLYQQAQSITVKILAADFLGSGILLQKQGLNYTVLTNAHVLEAGDRPYRIQTPDGNIYAANLPENLNFGKNDLALLQFHSQGAIYAVASLGNSPVVGDEVFAAGFPVAEDGTQVKSLALNTGKISLVLPNPLEGGYQLGHTNNLENGMSGGALLNRRGEVVGVNGMQAYPLWDAPSVFQDGMKADEQLHKMIIRLSWAVPIKTYMISSLSFVNTNDY is encoded by the coding sequence ATGGATTGGCGTAAATTGACACTGGTTATTTCGATTGGCAGTTTATCGATAATACTGTCAGCATCGACACCAGTTATCAGTGTTTCTCCTCAATGTCAAAGCTTTGGTTGCAACACTTTTGTGTCGCAAAAACTTTACCAGCAAGCACAGTCTATCACGGTGAAAATTTTAGCAGCAGATTTCTTAGGCTCAGGAATTCTGCTGCAAAAGCAAGGTCTTAATTATACAGTTTTGACTAATGCTCATGTGTTAGAAGCAGGCGATCGCCCCTATCGCATTCAAACACCAGATGGTAACATCTATGCAGCTAATTTACCTGAAAATTTGAACTTTGGTAAAAATGATTTAGCTTTATTACAATTCCACAGCCAAGGCGCTATTTATGCTGTGGCATCCCTTGGTAATTCTCCAGTTGTGGGGGATGAAGTGTTTGCTGCGGGGTTTCCTGTGGCTGAAGATGGAACCCAGGTAAAAAGCTTGGCCTTGAATACAGGTAAAATTTCCTTGGTGCTACCCAACCCTTTAGAAGGAGGTTATCAACTCGGACACACTAATAATCTGGAAAACGGTATGAGTGGCGGCGCACTATTAAATCGTCGCGGCGAAGTTGTAGGCGTAAATGGGATGCAGGCTTATCCTCTGTGGGATGCACCTTCTGTGTTTCAAGATGGTATGAAAGCAGATGAACAATTACATAAAATGATTATTCGCCTCAGTTGGGCTGTGCCAATTAAAACATATATGATTTCTTCTTTGTCTTTTGTAAATACAAATGATTATTAG
- a CDS encoding COP23 domain-containing protein codes for MMKVKLFEQRLIGIVIASLSAFTTTATMNEPSYAGGTTFYCGKSKGVPVTFARTQNRRNVPMIKWSSQDYFPKEWTNERRCKEVSRRFQRSYDNGTLKYIKTGTLRGETVVCAAANQNATCTDSTLLFTLKRGSNAKLTMRRLLNRRGLVAGNVLNETSEDTVNIDFDEFLNNATDELNSESN; via the coding sequence ATGATGAAAGTCAAGTTATTTGAGCAAAGATTGATAGGGATTGTCATAGCTTCGCTGAGTGCATTTACCACAACTGCAACCATGAATGAGCCTAGCTATGCTGGAGGTACAACTTTTTACTGTGGAAAGAGCAAGGGTGTACCTGTAACATTTGCGCGTACCCAAAATCGAAGAAACGTGCCAATGATTAAATGGAGTTCTCAAGATTACTTCCCCAAAGAATGGACAAATGAACGCCGTTGTAAAGAGGTATCTCGCAGATTTCAAAGGAGCTATGATAATGGTACGCTAAAGTACATCAAAACTGGAACGCTTAGAGGAGAAACAGTTGTATGCGCGGCTGCTAACCAAAATGCCACCTGTACAGATAGCACTTTGTTATTCACTCTCAAGCGTGGTAGTAATGCTAAGCTGACTATGCGAAGGCTATTAAATCGTCGGGGATTGGTAGCTGGGAATGTGTTGAATGAAACTAGTGAAGACACGGTAAATATCGATTTTGATGAATTCCTGAACAACGCTACAGATGAGCTAAATAGTGAGTCAAATTAA